One genomic segment of Mytilus galloprovincialis chromosome 5, xbMytGall1.hap1.1, whole genome shotgun sequence includes these proteins:
- the LOC143075289 gene encoding cellular retinoic acid-binding protein 2-like: protein MALDEIKAQICGKWKLDRSENFDDFLKELGLNVVFRKMAESAKPVVEFTIEDNTIKMISKVSFFNQVINIKLDGEYQQSFEGTEMNCNSKWENNKLITEANPIDGKGKTQKFQRERVNDELVQTMWVGDVVCVRTFKPTD, encoded by the exons ATGGCTCTTGATGAAATAAAAGCTCAAATTTGTGGTAAATGGAAATTAGATCGGAGTGAAAACTTTGATGACTTTTTAAAGGAATTAG GTCTGAATGTTGTGTTTAGAAAAATGGCAGAATCAGCTAAGCCTGTGGTAGAGTTTACAATAGAAGATAACACTATTAAGATGATATCCAAAGTTAGCTTCTTCAACcaagttataaatataaaactagaTGGGGAATACCAACAATCATTTGAGGGCACAGAAATGAAT TGCAATTCGAAATGGGAAAATAATAAGTTAATCACAGAAGCAAATCCTATTGACGGAAAAGGAAAAACACAGAAATTCCAGAGAGAACGTGTCAACGATGAATTGGTTCAG ACGATGTGGGTAGGAGATGTAGTGTGTGTCAGAACGTTTAAACCTACAGACTGA
- the LOC143074357 gene encoding serine-enriched protein-like, which produces MSYNHAFQDDCYTSCINDDESKLMILKDKHALCEDLKYILSVPDLCDVTFLVGPEQHPIHGLRAILASRSRIFYLMILAKEKEMKIKDSQKKIGFMKKLKQIRKLLISKPTNKVLKTLPTKLTISVEEYEVSVFERLLRYIHCGVVSVDVFTVVGLLNAAENFELECLKNACWEFAVSCIRPDLVHDLIASANEYSTSKLTNQLLKEIQEISYNQPELLYYTPRSRSCSTLDVTDNNRRNNKTTNGFLMRTVL; this is translated from the exons ATGTCTTACAATCATGCATTCCAAG ATGACTGTTACACTTCCTGTATTAACGATGATGAATCTAAGTTGATGATTCTGAAGGATAAGCATGCCTTATGTGAAGATTTAAAATATATTCTGTCCGTTCCTGATCTATGTGATGTTACATTCCTTGTTGGCCCAGAACAGCATCCCATTCACGGACTGAGAGCGATATTAGCTTCCCGTAGCag gatATTCTACTTAATGATTCTGGCAAaagaaaaggaaatgaaaattaaagACTCGCAGAAGAAAATAGGATTTATGAAGAAATTGAAACAAATACGGAAATTGCTTATATCCAAGCCGACAAACAAAGTATTAAAAACCTTACCAACAAAGTTAACAATTTCTGTAGAAGAGTATGAAGTTAGCGTGTTTGAGAGGTTACTACGTTACATTCACTGCGGTGTTGTCTCGGTCGATGTGTTTACTGTAGTAG GACTGCTTAATGCTGCTGAGAACTTCGAGTTAGAGTGCTTAAAGAATGCATGCTGGGAGTTTGCTGTTAGTTGTATCCGCCCTGATCTCGTGCATGATTTAATTGCGTCAGCGAATGAGTACTCTACAAGTAAACTGACCAATCAGCTTCTCAAAGag ATTCAGGAGATATCCTATAACCAGCCAGAATTGTTATACTACACACCACGTTCCCGATCATGCAGTACCCTGGACGTCACTGATAACAACAGACGGAATAATAAAACTACCAACGGATTCCTAATGAGAACAGTGTTATAG